The Oncorhynchus mykiss isolate Arlee chromosome 10, USDA_OmykA_1.1, whole genome shotgun sequence nucleotide sequence GGTAAGACACAATAGGCCTCAGTCATTCAcccacatggtcagcagatgtaaCCTGTAGGAGATAGACTGATCCCCATGTCAGAATACTCCTTTACTCTGGTACTGCTTAGGGGCTCTGTTGGAGCATGCGGGGTTGATGCGATAAGGGATCTGTTTGTTTTGCCCTCTACCCGTTAGTCTGTATAATCTTTAAAATACCAAATAAAAAAACCTTGATCAAAAAAGAATAGTCCTTTACTGCATTTACTTTGGGTAAGTAAATGTAATAGTAAAACCCTATTATCTCTAGTCTGCAAAAGCATTTTGTTGTGTGCGGAGTTACATCAATTGAATTATGGATTGAATGTGACTGTCAGTTTGTATGAGAGAATTCCTCATTTGCTGTCATGGCACCGGTATGCATTTGTCACTTCAAGAGTACCACCTACTGGCTAGAAGGATATGCCAGAAATACTTTGGAAAAAAGCCTTTTCAATGCATTGCAGACAAACAGGGAAATATACAAAATAAGTTGTCGACATCCTCTTGATGAGTCACCCTCATCAATAACCGATCGAGTTTTTTAGCATAACTATGTTGTAAGAATGGACTGAGGTAATGTAGTCATAGTTTGTCCTTTCCTGTATTGTCTCCAGTCTATGAGTCTGATAGAGCTGGGCAACCCGTCTCAGAGTCTAGAGAACATATGTCGCTGGGCCTTCCTGCAGCAGAAGGAAGACAGGAGTGATCCAGAGTACCATGACCATGCCATCTTCCTCACCCGACAGGAGTTTGGTCCCTCCGGCATGCAAGGTGCTGGAGATACTTTATGTGCTCTCATACAATATACACATCATGTGTGTTCACACAGTATACATattccttcttttctctctcttttgttctctttCTCGTTGCTTAGGTTACGCTCCTGTAACGGGTATGTGCCACCCAGTGCGGAGCTGCACTCTCAACCACGAGGATGGCTTCTCCTCTGCCTTCGTCGTGGCACATGAGACTGGACATGTGTGAGACACACTTATACACACCGTTCAACACACAGTATGCACAAATATTGTACTATTGTATGTATTACAACAGTAATATTGTATGCATGACAACAGTTACTACTATGCATTTACATTTCGTAGGATAACAAGAAACTCTATAAAAAGAATGAATACACAGGACACATGCATGCATACTCACAGACATATTAGTGCCTGCTGTATATTTGACGCCATCCTGTCTTCCCCTGGCAGGCTGGGTATGGAGCATGATGGCCCCCCTGGTAATGAATGTGGCGACGAGGTGCCCATGGGCAGCATCATGGCCCCTCTGGTGCAGGCTGCCTTCCATCGCTTCCACTGGTCCCGATGCAGCCAGGCGGAGCTCAGCAAGTACCTGAAGTGAGTCCAGGTCCACGCTGACCTCTGACTTCTCTCTGTTCCCACAGTCAGGACCGACACATCTCAATCCCCCATAGAACACGGCTTTCAGTGCATTCAGACAGCATGACTttctgatcatccttgagatgtttctacaacttcattggcgtctacctgtggtaaattcatttgattggacatgacttggaaaggcatacacctgtctataaggtcccacagttgacagtgcatgtcagagcaaaaaccatgccgtgaggttgaaggaattgtccgtggagctcaGAGACAAGATTCTGTCAAGGCACatatcttgggaagggtaccaaaaaatgtctgcagcattgaaggttcctaagaacacagtggcctccatcattcttaaatagagctggccacccagccaaactgagcaatcgggggagaagggccttggtcagggaggtaaccaagaacccgatggtcactagcttgtgttcctctgtggagatgggagaaccttccagaaggacatccatctctgcagcactccaccaatcaggcctttatggtaaagtgaccagacggaagccactactcagtaaaaggcatatgacagcccgcttggagtttgccagaaggcacctaaaTACTCTCGGTCTTGTTCTGGTCTGataaaaacaagattgaactctctggcctgaatgccaagcatcacgtctggaggaaacctggcaccatccctacgttgaagcaatgtggtggtagcatcatgctgtagaGATGTTTTTGAATGGCGggactgggagtctcgtcaggatcgagggaaagataaacagagcaaagtacagagagatctttgatgataacctgctccagtgcgctcaggacctcagactggggcgaaggttcaccttccaacaggataacaaccctaagccaacagccaagacaatgcaggagtgacttcggaacaagtctctgaatgtccttgagtggcccagccagagcccggacttgaattcggtcgaacatctctggagaaacctgaaaatagctgtgcagcgacgctccccaaccaccctgacagagcttgagaggatctgtagagaagaatgggagaaactccccaaatacaggtgtgccaagcttgtagtgtcaaacccaagaagactcgaggctgtattcactgccgaaggtgcttcaacaaagtactgagtaaagggtctgaatacttatgtaaatgtgatattttattattatgatttgtttatacatttgttaaaatttctaaaaacctgtttttgctttgtcattatggggtattgtgtgcagattgaatccattttagaataaggctgtatcgtaacaaaatgtggaaaaagtcaaagggtctgaatactttccgaatgcactgtatgttgtcTAATGGTCTTATACACATTAGATCAGGTCAGTTATGGAGgtttctctgtcttgctctcttcTGTCTTGCAGTCATGTGGCTCATTCCTTATGTGATtacagggaagggttagggtgagATTTTGAAATAGTTATTCAACTGTTAGATCGAGACCAACGTCTTCAATTCCAATGAACGTTTTTCTCCCACAGCTCCTATGACTGTCTCCGTGACGACCCCTTTGACCATGACTGGCCGGCGTTGCCACAGTTACCAGGGATCCACTACTCCATGGACGAGCAGTGTCGATTTGACTTTGGCGCCGGCTACATCATGTGCACGGCGGTGAGTCCTTCATCAACTCTTCACCCGTACGCACCCGTATGCCCAACAAGCTGACTAGTCGCCACACCAGCAGCATCTAGTGGCGTTACCAATTGAATTGAATTTCCATCCCTTAGAAAGGCTGCCATCTGGGGCTGGTAACATCCAATAGAGCTTGAGCTTCACTCCAGGGTCTCTCTAATGACCATCGTCCTTGACTTCCTCCTTGACCTCCTTGTCTGGGtctaggtcagggtgtgaccatAAAACCGGAGCCATCTTAGCTTTTAAAGCATCCAGGGGAACAAATCAGATTTTTATGAACTCATGAGTTCAAAGCAGGCCGACTTGATCTGTCGCTGCAGTATGACCTCATTAGTCTTTGGATGAAaagaactacaaaacaataacgGGTACATTTAATTGCCCCTCTAAAGAGGAAGTCGACACTTCAGAGTCAGTTATATTGAAATGTTTTTCATTGTTTCGTTTCAAGAAGGCTGAACTATTTGGAGAGATGGTTTTTGTTTGATGTGGAAAGAAGAGAATAAAGACAGCTGGGACAGCAGGTTTTTGGATCACATTCTGGAGTAAATTGGGGGGAGTGCCAATTGGACACTTTGCTTCGCTTTCTTGTCAAACTATTTCCTTAGCTGCGAAGGGTGGCCCGTTCAGCAAAGCAGGTAAGCGATAAGCCTAGGTCCCGAGAAGTAGGGTGTCCATAACTTCTTTGTTTAATGTTGTCCACAAACCGTGTAGCTGTTACGGTGCCTGTTAGGGTGGTCAACCATGTCACTGTCTACCCTTCGTGACATTCATGTACATTTGTGTCAATCGGGTTGGTATTTTATGAGCTTGGTGGACTGTGGTTTTACAGACCTCGTGTGtacacaacgcacacacacacacacacacacgcacacacacacacacgcacacacacacacacacacacacacacacacacacacacacacacacacacacacacacacacacgcacacacacacacacacacacacacacacacacacacgcacacacacacacacacacacacacacacacacacacacgcacacacacacacacacacacacacacacacacacacacacacacacacacacacacacacacacacacacatgcacacctgaCTCCATGATTTGTTCCATGTAGTTCATGCCAGGTTACATGTACTGTACGTTCGCATGCAGCCTGTTCGTTTGTTTGATGGTGATGGAGTAAGCAAAGGGGTGATTTTTAACCTACAGTCTAAACTACTTGAGTTAAGGCGTTATGCATGAAACATCCTCCTGCAAATGTATCTGAGGGTGCTGTGCTGTGAGGGACCGCAATAGATATATAGTATGTGTggttctatgtactgtatgtaattcaaaCATTGTTTTTGTCTTGGTGAATCAGATTTGACCAAGTTCAATGTCTTGTTTAAGGGCCTTGGTAACATACGTACTTCACAAAATGTAAGTATTAACATAGACATCCTTAATGACAGTGTTAGGCTGTGGGAAGCTTTCTTCAGctgcatgtgtgagagagagcatgaATCTGTTTCTTTTAGTACAGCACCTATGACCCCTGCAAGCAGCTCTGGTGCAGTCACCCAGACAACCCCTTCTTCTGCAAAACCAAGAAGGGTCCGCCCATCGACGGCACTAAGTGTTCACCGGGGATGGTGAGAACGATTCCTCTTTACACGTGAACGCTTTGCTACAGTGTTTGTGTAAACATAAGCAGTGGCaactctcttcctctcaccctgcttctctctctctctctctatcactctcccgtcccatccctctccctctctttcagcaCTGCTTCAAAGGTTACTGCATCAAGTTGACTCCAGACATTCTAAGGCAGGATGGTGGTTGGGGCACGTGGAGTAACTTTGGCTCCTGCTCTCGCACCTGTGGGGGTGGTGTGCGCTTCCGGACCCGTCAGTGTGACAACCCAACGTGAGTACAACACAAGACGACACGCAGATAGATGTGCATTCACTCCCTCTTCATAATAGGAAGATGTCTAAAATGTAAGGGACTCCCGCTGCCTTTCTCCCTTGCCATAACTCAGCCCTGCCAATGGAGGACGCACCTGCTATGGCAACAGCTATGAATTCCAGCTGTGCAACCTAGAGGAGTGCTCCGAGCCTTTCGCTGACTTCAGGGAGGAGCAGTGCAAGATGTGGGACCCCTACTTTGAGTATGACAACACCAAGCACCACTGGCTGCCCTATGAGCATCCTGACCGTAAGTCCATAGTGCTGCCTGGGAGTCAAAAGTCCTGGCTTTGAAAAAGACAGAGGGGCCAGAGAAGGGCTGACGTTAATATACTTTAGCAATATTCTTAAACAGGTGGACTGTGTTATAGCATAACTACCACTTTTTGGACACTAAGAATAAGACGCAACTATTTGCCATCTTGTTACACCTAGAATAGAAGCAGAGTATAATAAGAGTTGGACTTTCTCCATTTTgcgcatcagtggaggctgctgaggggagaatggctcataataatggctggaacggagccgtgtgtttgatgccataccacttattccgctccagccattaccacaagcctgtcctccccaattaaggtgccaccaacctcctgtgttgtgCACGCCTTCTCCAACCATGGACTGTCCAGAGGCCAGATggcttttaattttttaaaatttttttatCAGAAGTTGACCTGGAGGCTTTgttgagacagagaaaggaaaaaTGTCTACATCACTGCTCTCATTCTTCCGTTGTGAGGCCAGGGACAATTTCCATGGCAAACCATCATACAAATCTGAAGTTACATAAGGTGGCCCATAGCTAAAACAGACAGCTGAGTTCTAggtggagagcagagggaggaggaagagcaggagaagtaggaggaggagaagaaggagcatCAGCTCAGTTAATGACCCAGCAGCTCAAGTCTCTTGGCGACTATAATGATTGTTCTGAGTGGGGTCAATGGGGAATGATTGGTTTACCCGGGGAATCCGAGaagccctcagacagacaggccaTGCCTCTCCACATGTCAGGGGAATGTCGGTCAGGCCAGTGTTTAAATAAGGACACATGGAAATGTCATTACTCAGGAATCTCCCTCCTGCTTTCCACCGGGGTGGAAAGATTGTGATTGTGTTATTTGATAGCTTTATAAATGAAGAGTCTCATTACACACCCTTACAGTGTCCTTTTGCATTATCCTGTTGTTATTGCCATACATGTGTATCCTCATGACTAAAACAAAATAATGCAGATATAGAATTCAAAATATTGTTTGTTCAGATTGTTTCATTTGTGCCAGTGGAATATGGACAGGAAAATGGGCACAGTCAAAGAAAGCTGAATACTGTATGACTATAATTTCTTTATTAAACCCTATATCatgttctcccctcctctcatctgtaCTGTAGCTGATGAGAGATGCCAACTCTACTGCAAGTCTAAGGAGACAGGAGACGTGGTGGCCATGAACAGGATGGTGCACGATGGCACACGCTGCTCCTACAAAGACCCTTACAGTATATGTGTGCGGGGGGACTGTGAGGTAGGCATCGCCCAGGTCTTCTGGCCTACAGAAGTCATGCATGAAGGGACATTATTAAATATGGCCATAAACATTACGACGCCTTACACAATCCCATAAATCTCCTCCTGCTACTGGGTATTTTTCGCTGGTCTGGTGCAACTGAAGTTATGACCGTTTTCCATATGGGCTTTCCAGACTGATAtaaacagtcctctctctctctctctctctctctctctctctctctctctctctctctctctctctcgctcactcgcaTGGAATCCTTTACCCCTTATTTTCCCTTTCCGTATATAATGTATTATACTGTCTGTCCACCTTATTACTGTAGTATGAGTCATGAGTTGGACGGCACTGTACAACTCTCAAATGTTGACTGTGCAATGGGAGGAGGTTTGTCAGAAATAATTTTGTCGGAAAGAATGTCTTTGTCCTGATTGACCCATCCAGGCCCACTCCTCAGCCGGATCCCATACTCCCAAACACTGACTCACCTAATCTCTCTACAGCACGTTGGCTGTGATAACCAGATAGCCTCCGACACGCAGGAGGACAAATGTGGGATATGCGGTGGAGACAACTCCAGCTGTAAGATCATCAAGGGAAACTTCACTAGAAGCGTTAAAAAACAAGGTGAGCCCCTCCTCAACTTCCTCTACCCTTACTTCACAAGTTCTTATTTTTTAATGGGAGTCTAGGGATGCTCTTCTCGGTATCTTAAGCTGATTTTATGCCAAGACGAGACTCTTCGTCATCACACATCTATTTTGTTTGCGGTTTGTTTCAGGTTTCCTCAAGATACTTGAAATCCCCCGAGGGGCCAGGCATCTGTTGATCCAGGAGTTCAAGGGGACCCCTCACATCTTAGGTAGGTTTATTTATGGACGGTTCTGTGAATAACAGAGTGGGTCGTTAATATCCCTGGACATTGGCCTCAATAAATCAGTAATCTGTGACTAGCTTGGGTAAGGAAGGTTGTTATTAATTGCTGCTTCAGTCAGGTCTTGGCTGCGTTGGGTTTGAGAGTACAGACAACTCTAGTCGGCTGCCAATAATGGATCGGGACTACTGGGAAGAGATCACCTGAGGATACTGATTTATACTGCTCTAATGCTCATCATCACAATCCTGCCAAATGTCTCTGGATTGTTCCTCATATGAATAGCCAAGTTTAGGAAAATTCAAGTTTAACCAAAAGTGTCATTCTGAGACGGAAAAGAAACCGACCATTAGGATTTCCTTTTCTCATTGTTCTCCCGGTGTCAGCGGTGAAGAACCAGGCCACGGGTCATCTGTTTCTGAATAACGAGGATGAGTTCCCGGAGTCCCGTATGGTGATAGAGAAGGGGGTGGAGTGGGAGTACCACAACGATGACGACACGGAGACCGTCCAGACCACAGGACCTCTGGGATATGCTGTTCTGGTCATGGTGAGTCAATATACTCAGGTCCCTGACAAAAATCAAAATGACTGCGATGACCTGGGTTAATGTGTAGCCTACATGCCACAGAGCAATGTTTTTAATATCATTGTTTAGTCCGTACCCACTTTTAGTGAAAACCACCTCACCAACGGATATAGTAGTAGTAGCTTCAGGAAATAATTGAACCTGAAATGTTCTCTGTGCAGTGAGTATCCACTATCCAGCCATATCATTGGCAAACGCCTCTGCATCTGTTTGCCTCATGTGGAGttagttaaaggtccaatgcagctgtttttatctcaatatcaaatcatttttggGTAACAATTAtatactgtgattgttttcaattaaaatggtcaaaaataaatcaAAGCAGCTTCTTAGTAAAGGGCAATTTCTCaggcaataattttgctaggactgtctgggagtggtctgattgGGGAGGGGAAAACGAAAAACATTCTGGTTTTGGCAAAGATGTTTCTTACTGGTtaattaactaatttactgcatggtgatgtcTCTGGAAGGCCAAAACTACACCCCACCAAAACAGTCTGAAATGGATCATGTACACAATATTGTTCCAACCTAACAGTGTGGGACTTTAAAACAAATGCACAGTAGTTAAAGAAAATGTACCGTATCATTGTTGCTGTCGTGTTTGCCACGTCTCAAGCTGCTCCATGACTTACTATTTGTCATTTATGGCATGTACTGTATCTTTTCCTCCCACAGGTCCGTTCCCACGGTGACTCCAAAGTGACCCTCTCCTACAAATACATTCTGCACGAGAAGCTGCAGTCATCCATAGAGAGCAACCTGGTGCAGGAGGACACAGCCTACTTTGAATGGGCTCTGAAAAAGTGGTCTCAGTGCTCTAAACCCTGTGGAGGAGGTAGGTAAAACAAGCGTGTCTTTGGAAGGGTCAATAAATATGCTATTCAAACCTTTTACTGCGGTGggctgaatcagggtcacacattctgggtagtcttaaacaaatctactttgaaacaaaagtgtagacctcacacacatggttatgggcttattaaaaaaagaagacacctgcaccatgtacattttgagtttgcatcccaatattacactttatgtactgtacatcacagaagactgaaatataccCCCAAAAAACTGACATAGAAACACCGCATTTTCGTATTTCGAatcattattaaaaaataaagtaTAAAAAATATGAATGACATACCCATGAAACCAAAGAGGGCGtttttggtcattgactgcaggaaagggcttaCCTGTCAAATAACCTTGGATGTTGACCCACATTGTTGATGTGAGTGGTATTGTGTACACTGTACCCTCGATAGGTAAGCAGTACACACGGTTTGGCTGCAGGAGAAAGTCCGATGGGAAGATGGTCCACCGCACCTACTGTGTGAACATCGACAATCTCAGAGCTATCAGCAGGGATTGTAACCAGAAAGAGTGCTCCCAGCCAGTGTATGTGAatgcatttatgaatgtgtttgtttgataCGTGTGCTGTGAATGTTCTATGCAACAATTGTATTACTATGTCTGTACATAAGCTTATTCCTGTTGTCTCAGTAAGTCATTTCTGTTCtcactctacctgtatggtggtggtggtggtggtggtgttgtgtgtgtgtgtgttctattctCCAGTTGGATCACTGGGGACTGGGAGGAGTGCAGTTCATCCTGTGGGAAGACTGGCTACCAGAGCCGCTCTGTACGCTGTCAGCAGCCCCTCTCTGGAGGTGGCCAACGTTCCATCCACAGCAAGTACTGTAATGATGACAGGCCAGAGGGACGACGACCCTGCAACCGCCAGCTCTGCCCTGCCCAGTGGAGAGTAGGACCCTGGTCCCAGGTACGTAGGCGTTGAAAGGCAAATGTGAATAATTCTCCACCATTACCGACAGGAAATATAAGATAGACAGGAAAACACTTGCTTCCATGAAATCTTTAACTCAgaggagtgtgtgcgtgtgttttagTGTTCGGTGACGTGTGGCAACGGGAGCCAGGAGCGCCAGGTTCTGTGTAGCACTCCTGATAACTCAGTTGGACTCTGCATGGAGACCAAACCCATTACACTCAGGACCTGCCAGCTAGTCCCCTGCACAGGTGCCTGTCCACGCATAAAAAGTACATAAAAATGTATTACTGATACAATATTGTTTGATTTTCACACCGTGCACaatccttttctgtttgttttgttctcaGGTGACGGAAAAAACATTTTGATCCAGTGGCTGTCACGGTCCAACCCAGAATTTCCTGTACCCAAGATCTCCTCAAGTAAACGTCCCCTCTATAGCGCGGAGTGTGGGGTCCGCTGCATGCCTCTGCTCACCTGggctctacccttctctctctgcctctctctgcaaGGCAGACTGCATTGATAGTggctctctgttcttctcctcttctcctgttctcctctacaCTGGAAGTTGGCTCCGAAAAGCTCCTGCCCGACTTTGGCTTCTCGGTCTGGCTGAGGGGGGTTGAGGCTTCCTGTACTGTGGTCTCTTtggctctttctctcacacactctaTCCTTCAGGGGTCTTACTGTACTGTAGGCTGCAGAGCTGGCCTTGGAACACTCACTGACGAGAGAAATGGAAGTTCCCATCCCATCCTGATAAGGCTCTATCAACGCCTGGATGCAGGACTATGGTCGTGGCCTCTGTATATGGAGTCGCTCACTGGTTGCGTGTCGTTGGGTTTCAACCTTGGACACTCCATGGAAGTGAATATGGAAGTGAATTTGcagtggatttgatttgataacaagATGAGACATTTTATTCAACACAAAAGGTGCAGCAGACTCATGCTCATTATAGTTATACAGTATGCATACACAATTATCAACAGAAATAGTACCACAGAAATAAGGTGTGGATTACTTTGCCTCTCCATCACTGACTGTTACCATACCGTATATGTATTTTTGTATAAATTCTAGCCAAATATTTAAGTGAAACCTTTAAATGAGCATTAAACAGTATGGGAATTTAGTTAGGAGGCCAGAATGTTTATGAGGAGGTGAGAGTTTCATTCTCACTTTCAGAAAGTACTGTG carries:
- the LOC110533139 gene encoding A disintegrin and metalloproteinase with thrombospondin motifs 2 produces the protein MDVTPGFAVFIILQHLVHANGLYISNGIESLQHVLREYGVVKPVNTDSVGRFLSGAVSAPQLDSQHQQAHRRWKREAVAASDPSHGDLEEGEGTARHRETLFYNVTVFGQELHLRLHLNSRLVVPGAKVEWHEEGSEPTYEPLRDSDCFYVGEVTNVRDTSVAISNCDGLAGMIRTGKEEFFIEPLVRGGGLMVEEEERGDGRHHIVYRSSAIKRPPVNQTADSHPRGSVIGDLMDLQALSRGVQHQHHNRIWNRTRQARARRQANEEHELFNIEVLLGVDSSVVHFHGREHIQKYLLTLMNIVNEIYQDRTLGAHINVVLVRIIMLCPAKSMSLIELGNPSQSLENICRWAFLQQKEDRSDPEYHDHAIFLTRQEFGPSGMQGYAPVTGMCHPVRSCTLNHEDGFSSAFVVAHETGHVLGMEHDGPPGNECGDEVPMGSIMAPLVQAAFHRFHWSRCSQAELSKYLNSYDCLRDDPFDHDWPALPQLPGIHYSMDEQCRFDFGAGYIMCTAYSTYDPCKQLWCSHPDNPFFCKTKKGPPIDGTKCSPGMHCFKGYCIKLTPDILRQDGGWGTWSNFGSCSRTCGGGVRFRTRQCDNPTPANGGRTCYGNSYEFQLCNLEECSEPFADFREEQCKMWDPYFEYDNTKHHWLPYEHPDPDERCQLYCKSKETGDVVAMNRMVHDGTRCSYKDPYSICVRGDCEHVGCDNQIASDTQEDKCGICGGDNSSCKIIKGNFTRSVKKQGFLKILEIPRGARHLLIQEFKGTPHILAVKNQATGHLFLNNEDEFPESRMVIEKGVEWEYHNDDDTETVQTTGPLGYAVLVMVRSHGDSKVTLSYKYILHEKLQSSIESNLVQEDTAYFEWALKKWSQCSKPCGGGKQYTRFGCRRKSDGKMVHRTYCVNIDNLRAISRDCNQKECSQPVWITGDWEECSSSCGKTGYQSRSVRCQQPLSGGGQRSIHSKYCNDDRPEGRRPCNRQLCPAQWRVGPWSQCSVTCGNGSQERQVLCSTPDNSVGLCMETKPITLRTCQLVPCTGDGKNILIQWLSRSNPEFPVPKISSRQCKGDRSAFCRMEVLSRYCTNTGYRQMCCKSCTEGNFTTMGQNLTTGPWRYTTLPTPTNGTHSTTPTTTLRPKPTAGIYSTDFAYVERDDYGEYTTKTDEISTTKTYRPTTTPGLTTRQPRRITTSLVTARSTKPPTTTTEETTVPRTSVITVTTAEPTTIPTSQDPSTLRTTNVPKSTTAWVDVIERESWTTLAPSTSRPKGDKRRKTIPTQRRVIVTLMPSTIAPHQTEDKRENNSVDVPYRIVGVDNEVFQNHFVPRIRPPFRETTRNKRIQELLAEKQMQDLLLRRAKRKPGP